DNA from Asanoa sp. WMMD1127:
CCACGAGGATGACCGCGCCGACCCAGTATTCGGGCTGGCCGGGCAGGTCGCGGCCGGCGACCATCAGGCCGGAGGCGATGGACGGCAGCGCGTATTGGATGTCTTCGATCCAGTCCTGGTCGAGCGCCTGGGACAGCAGCGTGAACAGGAAGCCGACCACGGCCGTGCCGAGCACGTAGGCCAGCACGGCGGTGACGGTCGCCGCGATCTGGCTGCGCATGAGCACGCCGATGCCGACGCCGAGGATGCCCCAGAGCAGGTAGGCCACACCGTTCAGCAGGATCGCCCGCTGCACCGACGAGTCGCCGAGCAGCGTCGGCAGGTCTTCGGAGCGCAGGAAGATCATCGTCGCCGGGATGTTGAGGGCGGTGGTGACCACCCAGAACAGGACGCCGATGAAGGCCGCGACGCCGAGCTTGGCGCTGATCACGGAGGTGCGGTGCGGCGTGGTGAGGAACGTCGAGGTGGCGGTCTGGTGGTGGAACTCGTTGGTGACCATCAGGATGCCGAGCAGCACGACGAACAGCAGACCGGTGAACTGGCCCGAGGTGTAGAGGTTGGCCGCCTGGTAGATCTGGTCGCTGACGGCCGCGATCTGGGCCGCGTCTTCCGGCGAGACGTCGGTCGGCGGCGCCTGGGTCAGCGTGAAGTGCGCGAACGTGGCGTTGAGCGCGAACGTCGCGGCCCAGCACAGGAGGG
Protein-coding regions in this window:
- a CDS encoding ABC transporter permease, yielding MRLVNAEFRKLLTTNTWWLFALGALLCWAATFALNATFAHFTLTQAPPTDVSPEDAAQIAAVSDQIYQAANLYTSGQFTGLLFVVLLGILMVTNEFHHQTATSTFLTTPHRTSVISAKLGVAAFIGVLFWVVTTALNIPATMIFLRSEDLPTLLGDSSVQRAILLNGVAYLLWGILGVGIGVLMRSQIAATVTAVLAYVLGTAVVGFLFTLLSQALDQDWIEDIQYALPSIASGLMVAGRDLPGQPEYWVGAVILVAWAVVTGTIGTLITRTRDIS